ATTCGTACCTTAAAAAAAGGTGCTTATAACGAAGAAGGTAAATTTTTACCTTGGGTCATGCGTATTTCGCATAATTTGGTGATTGATTTTTTTAGAAAGAGCAGCAGGATGCCCAAATTTGACAATACAGATGAATTTAATATCTTTTCCGTATTAAGCGATAACAGCTTAAATGCTGAAAACAGTATTATTAAGGAACAAGTTGAAACAGATGTGAGACGTTTGGTTGAAGAGCTTCCGGGGGACCAAAAAGAAGTTTTATTGATGCGTATTTATGAAGATTTAAGCTTTAAGGAAATTTCAGATAAAACAGGTGTTAGTATTAATACCGCTTTGGGACGCATGCGTTATGCGTTAATTAACTTGAGAAAAATTATA
This genomic window from Mariniflexile sp. TRM1-10 contains:
- a CDS encoding RNA polymerase sigma factor, encoding MQHELIQDSTLVSNYIKGDESALEILINRHKQKIYSFIYSKVYDRDVAEDIFQDTFIKVIRTLKKGAYNEEGKFLPWVMRISHNLVIDFFRKSSRMPKFDNTDEFNIFSVLSDNSLNAENSIIKEQVETDVRRLVEELPGDQKEVLLMRIYEDLSFKEISDKTGVSINTALGRMRYALINLRKIIDKHNIILTN